The Cryobacterium sp. SO1 genomic sequence GGGTCGCCGCGCTCGGCGCCCTCACCGGCAACCAGGCCGTGCAGCAGGTTCGCGCCGGGCTCAAGGCCATTTACCTTTCGGGTTGGCAGGTCGCGGCCGACGCCAACCTGTCCGGCCAGACCTACCCCGACCAGTCGCTGTACCCGGCGAACTCAGTGCCCGCCGTCGTTCGGCGCATCAACAACGCGCTGCTGCGGGCCGGCCAGATCGAAGGATCGGAAGCGGCAGCATCCGACGCCACTGACAACGGCACCGGCATCGACTGGATGGCGCCCATCGTCGCCGACGCCGAGGCCGGCTTCGGCGGACCGCTGAACGCCTACGAGCTGATGGCGTCGATGATCGAGGCCGGGGCGGCCGGCGTGCACTGGGAGGACCAGCTGGCCAGCGAGAAGAAGTGCGGCCACATGGGCGGCAAGGTGCTCGTGCCCACCGGTCAGCACATCCGCACCCTCAACGCGGCCCGGCTGGCGGCGGATGTCGCGGGTGTGCCCACCATCATCATCGCGCGCACCGATTCGCTCGCCGCCACCCTCATCACGAGCGACATCGACGAGCGTGACCAGGAATTCCTCACCGGTTCCCGAACCGCCGAGGGGTTCTACGACACCGCGAACGGACCCGATGTGGTCATCGCCCGCGGCTTGGCCTACGCGCCCTACGCCGACCTGCTCTGGGTGGAGAGCAGCGAGCCCGACCTCGCACTCGCCCAGCGCTTCGCCACGGAGATCCATGCCCAGTTCCCCGGCAAAAAACTCGCCTACAACTGCTCTCCGTCGTTCAACTGGAAATCCCACCTCAACGACGAGCAGATCGCGGTGTTCCAGAAAGAGCTCGCCGCCTGCGGTTACGCCTTCCAGTTCATCACGCTGGCCGGCTTCCACGCCCTCAACCACTCCATGTTCACCCTGGCCAAGGACTACTCCGAGCGTCAGATGAGCGCATACGTCGACCTGCAGGAGGCCGAATTCGCCTCGGAGGTCGACGGCTACACCGCCACCCGCCACCAGCGGGAGGTGGGCACCGGCTACTTCGATCGGATCGCCACCGCGCTCAACCCCACCAGCGCCACCCTCGCGCTGGCCGGATCCACCGAGGCCGAGCAGTTCTAACCGGCCTCGCCCTGTCACCAGCACAGACATTCGTATCGCTTCCAAGGAGAACACGATCATGACAACATCACCGCTGTCCGCAGCTCCGCCGAGTGCCGCTCGACGGGTCTCGACAAGCTCGACCACCGGGACAAGCTCGACCACCGGGACAAGCTCGACCACCGGGACAAGCTCGACCACCGGAACAACCCCTGCCACCGGGACGCGGGTCGCCAGCGCTCCACGCCCGGCCCGAGCCTTCGGCGAGACCAGCACCGGCAGCTTCGCCACCATCCACCCCCACCTCGAGGTCACCGGAACTCTCGGCGACCGTTACGACGAGGTCCTCACGCCGGCGGCCCTCGAGTTCCTCGCCGAATTGCACGACAGGTTCGCCGGCACCCGGCACGACCTGCTGGCCGCCCGGCTGCAGACCCGGGTGGATGCCGCCAACGGCCGGGACCCCCGGTTCCTGCCCGAGACCGCGCATATCCGGGACGATCCCTCCTGGCGGGTGGCCGGGCCGGGGCCGGGCCTTCAGAACCGCCGGGTGGAGATCACCGGCCCGACCGACCGCAAGATGGCCATCAACGCCCTGAACTCCGGTGCGGCGGTGTGGCTGGCCGACCAGGAGGACGCCACCAGCCCCACCTGGGCCAACGTGATCGAGGGCCAGCTCACCCTGATCGATGCCGTGCGCGGCACCCTGTCGTATGACGGCCCTGACGGCAAGGCGTACCGGGTCACCGGCGCCCCGTCCGACCGGCAGGATGGTGCGACCCCCGGGTCCACGCCGACAATTGTCATGCGGCCGCGCGGTTGGCACCTGGTGGAGAAGAACCTCACCTTCGTCGACCGGGCCAACCGACGGATGCCGGCCTCCGGCAGCCTGGTGGACTTCGGCCTCTACGCGTTCCACAACGCGCAGAAGCTGATTGAGAACGGCAGCGGCCCGTACTTCTACCTGCCCAAGCTGGAGAGCCACCTCGAAGCGCGACTGTGGAACGACATCTTCAGCCACAGCGAAGACCACCTGAACCTCGGGCACGGCACCATCCGCGCCACGGTGCTGATCGAGACCATCCAGGCCGCGTTCGAAATGGACGAGATCCTCTACGAACTGCGCGACCACTGCGCGGGCCTGAACGCCGGCCGCTGGGACTACATCTTCAGCATCATCAAGACCTTC encodes the following:
- the aceA gene encoding isocitrate lyase, with the protein product MTHPTASGPNASGTPASGARPGDQTQTAAELALEWAADPRWEGVRRDYTAEDVIALRGAVREERTLARRGAEKLWELIHQNGTPENPEWVAALGALTGNQAVQQVRAGLKAIYLSGWQVAADANLSGQTYPDQSLYPANSVPAVVRRINNALLRAGQIEGSEAAASDATDNGTGIDWMAPIVADAEAGFGGPLNAYELMASMIEAGAAGVHWEDQLASEKKCGHMGGKVLVPTGQHIRTLNAARLAADVAGVPTIIIARTDSLAATLITSDIDERDQEFLTGSRTAEGFYDTANGPDVVIARGLAYAPYADLLWVESSEPDLALAQRFATEIHAQFPGKKLAYNCSPSFNWKSHLNDEQIAVFQKELAACGYAFQFITLAGFHALNHSMFTLAKDYSERQMSAYVDLQEAEFASEVDGYTATRHQREVGTGYFDRIATALNPTSATLALAGSTEAEQF
- the aceB gene encoding malate synthase A, which encodes MTTSPLSAAPPSAARRVSTSSTTGTSSTTGTSSTTGTSSTTGTTPATGTRVASAPRPARAFGETSTGSFATIHPHLEVTGTLGDRYDEVLTPAALEFLAELHDRFAGTRHDLLAARLQTRVDAANGRDPRFLPETAHIRDDPSWRVAGPGPGLQNRRVEITGPTDRKMAINALNSGAAVWLADQEDATSPTWANVIEGQLTLIDAVRGTLSYDGPDGKAYRVTGAPSDRQDGATPGSTPTIVMRPRGWHLVEKNLTFVDRANRRMPASGSLVDFGLYAFHNAQKLIENGSGPYFYLPKLESHLEARLWNDIFSHSEDHLNLGHGTIRATVLIETIQAAFEMDEILYELRDHCAGLNAGRWDYIFSIIKTFRARGRRFVLPDRREITMTVPFMRSYTELLVATCHRRGAYAIGGMSAFIPNRRDPAVTERALEQVAADKRREAGDGFDGTWVAHPDLIPTARAEFDAVLGDRPNQLDRTRDEVHVTAADLLDVASAGGQITEAGVRDNVRIALCYIESWLRGVGAAAIDNLMEDAATAEISRSQIWQWIHDNSALDDGRRIDAEWVAGLVAEEMAALPRTAGNRFDDALEVFRSSALEADFPTFLTVAAYARYL